From a region of the Acidobacteriota bacterium genome:
- a CDS encoding tetratricopeptide repeat protein — MSFRHLPSRALIASVLATVMVSFALRGQDLREADAQAMSQEAYEALQRGNAALAVREYRQLLEAHPEMVAARANLATALVSLGRFDEAIAQYQMALKEEPDNSSLRFNLALACFRKGDYLQAAQRFGTIHNGEPNNVRIATLLANCELHLRQVAQAIALLKPLEKSHPNNLDLEWILGMALIRAAHPREGLERVQKVADRGYKAEAYELAAVVYMGLTDFDKARSDAEAAIRIDPHASNAYLTLAMLDGYSGDENGAAEEYEKALKANPQNLQARTQLGIIFYNQRKLDDARQQFNEALALNPRSLLTLYELARVERAQEHLGTAVKDLESCVHEDPQWLPPHIELAALYYILKRPQEGAKEKAIVQRLMAEKQQHGPEPSVTGSLPPSP; from the coding sequence ATGTCGTTTCGCCACCTCCCCTCACGAGCCCTCATCGCATCGGTACTTGCTACCGTGATGGTTAGCTTTGCCCTCCGCGGACAAGACCTGCGGGAAGCCGATGCTCAGGCAATGTCTCAGGAAGCGTACGAGGCTCTGCAGAGAGGTAATGCTGCACTGGCAGTTCGCGAATACCGCCAGCTTCTCGAAGCGCATCCGGAAATGGTAGCCGCTCGAGCCAATCTTGCTACCGCCCTGGTTTCACTCGGTCGTTTCGACGAAGCGATCGCACAATATCAAATGGCACTCAAGGAGGAGCCCGACAATTCATCTCTCCGATTTAATCTGGCGCTTGCATGCTTTCGGAAAGGCGACTACCTGCAGGCAGCCCAGCGGTTTGGCACGATCCACAACGGCGAGCCGAATAACGTTCGGATTGCCACGCTGCTGGCCAACTGCGAGTTGCACCTGCGCCAGGTGGCCCAGGCCATCGCGCTTCTCAAGCCGCTTGAGAAGTCGCATCCCAACAATCTCGACCTTGAGTGGATCCTTGGGATGGCATTGATTCGCGCCGCCCACCCGCGCGAGGGCCTCGAGCGAGTTCAGAAAGTTGCCGACCGGGGGTACAAGGCCGAGGCGTACGAACTCGCAGCAGTCGTTTATATGGGGCTCACCGATTTCGACAAAGCCCGTAGTGACGCGGAGGCGGCAATTCGAATCGATCCACATGCCTCCAATGCATACCTCACACTCGCAATGCTGGATGGCTATTCCGGTGACGAAAATGGCGCGGCGGAGGAATACGAAAAAGCGTTGAAGGCTAACCCCCAGAACCTTCAAGCCCGAACACAACTCGGAATCATTTTCTACAATCAACGGAAGCTGGACGATGCCAGGCAGCAGTTCAATGAAGCGCTCGCGCTCAACCCAAGGTCGTTGCTCACCTTGTATGAGCTGGCAAGAGTCGAACGCGCCCAAGAGCACTTGGGCACGGCGGTAAAAGACCTTGAGTCCTGCGTGCACGAAGACCCGCAGTGGCTGCCGCCGCATATCGAACTAGCGGCACTCTATTACATCCTCAAACGTCCACAGGAAGGAGCCAAAGAAAAAGCGATTGTCCAGCGGCTTATGGCCGAAAAGCAGCAGCACGGCCCGGAACCCAGTGTCACGGGCTCGCTGCCTCCTTCACCCTGA
- a CDS encoding TonB-dependent receptor has translation MAGLTVGFRRLNGTGPEKVWDKKGCGQKWSVAVGRSYLSEEGSKRKVVTRLFHLSYLTLVLALAYPIMCPGQQVNATLSGTVRDVSGAVVPQATLAAKNVNTGGVTRTVSDASGNYIFPSLPPATYTISAEKNGFNTTVVSNIALSVYGKSTIDVILRVGQVRQTVEVQGTAPLVNTSSASIGTLISERATLDLPLNARRTSALALLVPAVANTSGSSLTSASGNGSGFNQTSFSSVGSTSASNLILIDGMLNRALNNGGFALDLAPEMVKEFKIQNNVYDATYGVAAGAVMNIVTPSGSNQFHGSAWDYLRNKVLDARNFFALNQTDPSTGAEIPGSARPEFIRNQFGFSVGGPIRKNKVFFFGSYEGLRWVQGQTSTSVVPTAAERSGDFSSFLTGQTLNLCGAGGPANLNFDSGQLFDPATEYQFTCPAGSALAGSTILAGQPVSGNMISSINPVAQKVLSLFPAPNAPGIVNFINGKPLREQDDTILVRVDTDISAKDQLFAHYVFGNSNIFYPGNFDPFNTFQHYRGQNAVVGWTHIFSPTLLSEARVGILRGYQNRECAACPHPPGTLAGFGIQGVAASSPGTEIMPDILFANFAGWGDGSFNPDILPDMLEKYEGTLTKIHGRHTIAVGGDLNFYQLLGYQDPAQLNSQILYNGQYSSLAGVVPDVSAISDLADMELGYPSSGTYMKNAFVNEYVGGGWFSLFGQDSFRVSNSLSIQLGLRWEYRKQPHDKHDKIATIFPLSNSFTPGDALLVTALPDAENDALCSQTYFISATGQCLLMTSAQRVQYGLTGGKRRQVSLGDSWHNFAPRLGISWRPSQSNKIVIHAGAGLFYDLPETNQLVAYNNNNPVNSQTLLYAPAIGEAPPLTNGAPTTTETMFAGAAGAAVPLSAVGGQVQALPMYFTPTVYEWSLVVDSQLAQTWALEVGYIGNRGVHLSTYYSPGNQARPGVGDIGPRRVWPDLGAYTYNAYNGISRYNALTARVTKNFSRGLSVLAAYTYSKEMDFNGGDSSEITLLQDANNPRSGYSVGDISIPQVLSISPIWELPFGSGRRYLNRTGLANALAGGWEFSGIITFQNGNPFTVYSPQDYSNSGSASPRPDRICNGAGPKTVEEWFNTSCFTTANLALALANGTPRFGTSGRNILFGPSLKQWDISFIKRNQISERFSLEFRAEFFNLFNHPHFGIPSSTTDTGDFGLITSQVGTPRDIQFGLKLKF, from the coding sequence ATGGCCGGATTAACTGTGGGATTCCGTAGATTGAATGGGACTGGCCCTGAGAAGGTATGGGATAAAAAAGGTTGTGGCCAGAAATGGAGTGTAGCCGTGGGACGATCATATCTCTCTGAAGAGGGCTCTAAGCGCAAAGTGGTCACGAGATTGTTCCACCTCTCCTATTTGACCCTGGTGCTTGCACTTGCTTATCCCATAATGTGCCCAGGACAACAGGTGAATGCAACATTAAGTGGTACGGTTCGCGATGTCAGTGGGGCCGTCGTGCCACAAGCGACTCTTGCGGCCAAAAACGTCAACACAGGGGGCGTTACGAGGACGGTCTCCGATGCGTCGGGGAACTACATTTTCCCATCGCTTCCTCCCGCAACATACACTATCTCCGCAGAAAAAAACGGTTTTAATACAACCGTGGTTTCCAACATCGCCCTGTCCGTGTATGGAAAGTCTACGATCGATGTGATCTTGCGAGTGGGGCAGGTGAGGCAGACAGTGGAGGTCCAAGGGACCGCTCCGCTCGTCAACACGAGCAGCGCCAGCATCGGGACCCTTATTAGCGAAAGAGCAACACTCGATCTCCCACTCAATGCACGCCGTACCAGCGCACTGGCGCTCTTGGTTCCAGCCGTCGCGAACACTTCAGGAAGCTCGCTAACTTCGGCTAGCGGCAACGGTTCAGGCTTCAACCAGACAAGTTTTAGTTCGGTGGGCAGCACGTCTGCCAGCAACCTGATTTTGATTGATGGAATGTTAAATCGGGCGCTTAACAATGGCGGGTTCGCGCTGGACCTTGCGCCGGAGATGGTTAAGGAATTTAAAATCCAAAATAACGTATACGACGCCACATATGGCGTTGCTGCCGGTGCGGTGATGAACATAGTTACCCCCTCCGGCTCAAACCAGTTTCACGGTTCTGCGTGGGACTACCTTCGCAACAAAGTGCTGGATGCCCGAAACTTCTTTGCCCTTAACCAGACGGACCCTTCTACCGGAGCGGAAATCCCCGGCTCTGCACGACCGGAATTTATCAGGAACCAGTTTGGTTTCTCGGTCGGGGGACCGATTCGAAAAAATAAGGTGTTCTTTTTTGGAAGTTATGAGGGATTGCGATGGGTTCAAGGCCAGACTTCGACCTCTGTAGTCCCGACTGCGGCAGAGAGGTCGGGGGATTTCAGCTCTTTCCTTACCGGTCAAACATTAAACCTCTGCGGGGCTGGAGGCCCGGCAAATCTTAACTTTGATTCAGGGCAATTGTTTGATCCTGCAACCGAGTATCAATTTACGTGTCCAGCCGGAAGCGCGCTGGCAGGCTCAACAATACTTGCTGGACAACCCGTTTCTGGAAACATGATTAGCAGCATCAACCCTGTTGCGCAGAAGGTCTTGTCATTGTTCCCAGCGCCGAATGCGCCCGGCATCGTAAATTTCATCAACGGAAAACCCTTGCGCGAGCAGGACGATACAATACTTGTACGGGTTGACACAGACATTTCCGCGAAGGATCAGTTGTTCGCTCATTATGTTTTCGGCAACTCAAACATATTCTACCCGGGAAATTTCGACCCTTTTAATACTTTCCAACATTACCGGGGCCAGAACGCCGTGGTAGGGTGGACTCATATCTTCTCGCCTACGCTGCTCAGCGAGGCGCGGGTTGGCATCCTGCGAGGCTATCAGAATCGGGAATGCGCTGCATGTCCCCACCCCCCGGGGACCCTCGCTGGTTTCGGGATTCAAGGCGTTGCCGCTTCGTCACCCGGAACGGAGATAATGCCTGATATCCTCTTTGCCAACTTCGCGGGGTGGGGTGATGGTAGCTTCAACCCGGACATCCTTCCGGACATGCTTGAAAAATATGAAGGCACGTTGACCAAAATTCATGGCCGTCACACCATTGCAGTCGGCGGTGACCTGAACTTTTACCAGTTGTTGGGATACCAGGATCCGGCACAGCTTAACAGTCAGATCTTATACAATGGCCAATATTCTTCGTTGGCGGGAGTGGTTCCGGATGTCAGCGCCATCTCCGACTTGGCGGACATGGAGCTGGGTTATCCGTCGTCCGGAACTTACATGAAAAACGCATTCGTCAATGAATATGTTGGGGGAGGGTGGTTTAGTTTGTTTGGTCAGGACAGCTTCCGGGTTAGCAATAGTTTAAGCATTCAGCTTGGCCTGAGATGGGAATACCGGAAGCAACCACATGACAAACACGATAAGATTGCGACAATATTTCCACTGAGTAACAGCTTTACACCGGGCGATGCGCTTCTGGTTACGGCGCTCCCCGACGCCGAAAACGATGCCCTCTGCTCTCAAACATATTTCATCTCGGCAACAGGGCAGTGCCTCCTGATGACATCGGCGCAAAGGGTGCAGTACGGCCTTACCGGTGGCAAGCGCCGACAGGTCAGCCTGGGCGATAGCTGGCATAACTTCGCACCGCGGCTTGGCATTTCGTGGAGGCCGTCTCAATCGAATAAAATCGTTATCCATGCGGGAGCAGGACTGTTCTATGACCTGCCGGAAACGAATCAGCTGGTCGCATACAATAATAATAATCCTGTCAATTCGCAGACGCTCCTCTATGCGCCGGCGATAGGAGAGGCCCCTCCCTTAACAAATGGTGCTCCAACCACAACTGAGACGATGTTTGCCGGAGCTGCGGGGGCAGCAGTGCCGCTTTCTGCTGTTGGTGGGCAGGTTCAGGCGTTGCCGATGTACTTCACGCCCACAGTGTATGAGTGGAGTTTGGTGGTGGATTCTCAATTGGCACAAACCTGGGCGTTGGAGGTTGGATATATCGGAAATCGTGGTGTTCACCTCAGTACGTACTATTCTCCCGGAAACCAGGCCAGGCCAGGAGTTGGCGATATTGGTCCGCGGCGGGTCTGGCCAGATCTTGGCGCCTATACATATAACGCCTATAACGGTATCTCGAGATATAACGCACTGACAGCCAGGGTGACAAAAAATTTCTCCCGGGGTCTTTCTGTGCTGGCCGCTTACACCTACTCAAAGGAGATGGATTTCAACGGAGGCGACTCGTCTGAAATCACACTCCTGCAAGATGCCAATAATCCCAGGTCCGGCTATTCTGTCGGTGATATCAGCATCCCTCAGGTCCTGTCGATCAGCCCCATTTGGGAACTGCCTTTCGGAAGTGGTCGGCGGTACCTCAATCGCACGGGTCTGGCCAACGCTCTTGCAGGCGGGTGGGAGTTCAGCGGAATTATCACTTTCCAGAATGGCAACCCATTTACGGTGTATTCCCCTCAGGACTATTCGAACAGTGGATCCGCCTCTCCCCGACCGGATCGGATTTGCAATGGCGCAGGTCCCAAAACCGTTGAGGAGTGGTTCAATACGAGTTGCTTTACCACCGCCAACCTCGCACTGGCGCTGGCCAACGGAACGCCCCGATTCGGCACCTCCGGCCGCAACATCTTATTTGGGCCCAGCCTGAAGCAGTGGGATATCTCTTTCATCAAACGGAACCAAATCAGCGAGCGTTTTTCACTTGAATTTCGAGCAGAATTTTTCAACTTGTTTAACCATCCTCATTTTGGGATTCCCTCGTCCACGACGGATACAGGTGATTTCGGGCTGATCACAAGTCAGGTTGGAACGCCGCGTGATATTCAGTTTGGCCTGAAATTGAAATTTTAG